The following coding sequences lie in one Quadrisphaera setariae genomic window:
- a CDS encoding DUF3349 domain-containing protein: MPLTEAGGPGAIALVLGWLRAGYPAGVPRGDYVALLGILRRRLTDTEVRLIASELVAMAQQGELLTTADVERLVGSATLDEADPSDVARVSARLAAGGWPLVRVP, from the coding sequence GTGCCCCTGACCGAGGCCGGCGGTCCGGGCGCCATCGCGCTCGTCCTCGGGTGGCTGCGCGCCGGCTACCCGGCGGGGGTGCCCCGGGGCGACTACGTGGCGCTGCTGGGGATCCTGCGGCGCCGGCTCACCGACACGGAGGTGCGCCTCATCGCCTCCGAGCTGGTCGCCATGGCGCAGCAGGGCGAGCTGCTCACCACCGCCGACGTCGAGCGGCTCGTCGGCTCCGCCACCCTCGACGAGGCCGACCCCTCCGACGTGGCCCGCGTCTCCGCTCGGCTCGCCGCCGGGGGCTGGCCCCTCGTCCGCGTCCCCTGA
- a CDS encoding response regulator: MTRVLVVEDEPALARALAITLRAKRYDVDVAHTGAAALDAAATRRPDVVVLDLGLPDLDGLDVLRGLRGWSAVPVVVLSARHDSSEKVEALDAGADDYVTKPFAVDELLARLRAAVRRGEAAGPVPDPVVETARFTVDLPRRRVLLRPSPGTGQDDGEPVRLTPTEWQLLAELARSVGRVVGRRELLVALRGPHLGSEAAETHYLRVYVAQLRRKLEADPSAPRHLITEPGVGYRLVP, encoded by the coding sequence ATGACGCGCGTGCTGGTGGTGGAGGACGAGCCGGCGCTCGCGCGGGCGCTGGCGATCACGCTGCGCGCCAAGCGCTACGACGTCGACGTGGCGCACACGGGCGCCGCGGCGCTGGACGCGGCCGCCACGCGGCGGCCCGACGTCGTCGTCCTCGACCTGGGGCTGCCCGACCTCGACGGCCTGGACGTGCTGCGGGGGCTGCGCGGCTGGAGCGCGGTGCCGGTGGTGGTGCTCTCCGCGCGGCACGACAGCTCCGAGAAGGTCGAGGCCCTCGACGCCGGCGCCGACGACTACGTCACCAAGCCCTTCGCCGTCGACGAGCTGCTCGCGCGCCTGCGCGCGGCGGTGCGCCGCGGGGAGGCCGCGGGCCCGGTGCCCGACCCGGTGGTGGAGACGGCGCGCTTCACGGTGGACCTGCCGCGGCGGCGCGTGCTGCTGAGGCCGTCCCCGGGCACCGGGCAGGACGACGGCGAGCCGGTGCGGCTGACGCCGACGGAGTGGCAGCTGCTGGCGGAGCTGGCCCGCTCGGTGGGCCGGGTGGTGGGCCGGCGCGAGCTGCTCGTGGCGCTGCGCGGGCCGCACCTGGGCTCGGAGGCCGCGGAGACGCACTACCTGCGGGTCTACGTGGCGCAGCTGCGCCGCAAGCTCGAGGCGGACCCGTCGGCGCCGCGGCACCTGATCACCGAGCCGGGGGTCGGCTACCGGCTGGTGCCCTGA